The following coding sequences lie in one Pontibacter sp. G13 genomic window:
- a CDS encoding GNVR domain-containing protein, whose product MRFFRPFIKGWWVLALAAIIGGSLGYLNLYYAVPMYLAHAKLQINDKNTGASDFLKGFEAFSQTGQVLAEVEVMRSKYLVKKTVEKLNLRLSKFRFVRSNPRLLYPGAPFEVEYKLSDSTWRDVLFHFNLLPGGTLTWAYEKEGVEYHQAAELGAWVRESGIEFRVLPNATFLAENPGSFDQGEFGFKINSIQKLLGQYANHNLAVDLPDKEVPIVKLKFKHEVPQMAQDVVNTLAETYIEDFIYSKTQTAGKALEFINGQVDLAEEQLQAAEEKLAEFKSKHQVVDLAMETDAQLKRLTELEMRKLNLSLQQTELRNLLGYLQSDIERKTLTPNYETLQDPTFTDAISKINTLRSTLRELRVDFTDEHPDVLKTQQELERTRNNLVRSVQNTLSTNQAKFDDMDSQLKSAESEFTNLPDVERQLLVLRRQFLTLEQVYGFLLQKRTEASIGAAATIAFHKLLEPAELPRTPVSPQKGLIMGMSVMVGMIVGLGIVFFYNYLRASVFHPSDIEDHLDSPVISTINHIPQAKSMISQDFINLAINIQLLDEPKVITVFSHGRREGAEKVTLNLAKSFAVIGLKTLVIDADLYVPELHRYFHRENVRGLGQVVKETAKWEQVVAETDQENLFFLPSGEPMTDIPTLVILHRNMRRLIETFREKFDRIIINLPAIEDVRDSIAVMQYCDFNLFVVRADITLFADIAETESLMQRFKIEDLHVLLIQREKASAQATYSLNEDALPPVGGGARRKMLKAVLFHLTRVKPHESTRGRSFRRAGFGDRRKMLNNYVKRIWNQR is encoded by the coding sequence ATGCGATTCTTTCGCCCTTTTATCAAAGGGTGGTGGGTACTCGCGTTGGCTGCAATCATCGGAGGGTCATTGGGATATCTCAATTTGTACTATGCCGTTCCGATGTATTTGGCACACGCCAAACTCCAGATCAATGACAAGAATACCGGTGCTTCCGACTTCTTGAAAGGGTTTGAGGCGTTCTCTCAGACAGGACAAGTACTTGCCGAGGTAGAGGTCATGCGGTCCAAGTATCTGGTGAAGAAAACGGTGGAAAAACTCAATCTCCGATTATCCAAATTCCGATTTGTCCGATCCAATCCAAGACTCCTGTATCCCGGGGCTCCATTCGAAGTCGAATACAAACTCTCGGATTCTACCTGGAGAGATGTCCTCTTTCATTTCAATCTATTGCCCGGAGGAACGCTCACTTGGGCGTATGAAAAGGAAGGGGTGGAGTATCATCAAGCCGCCGAACTGGGAGCTTGGGTCCGGGAGTCAGGAATTGAATTTAGGGTGCTTCCAAACGCTACCTTTCTCGCTGAAAACCCCGGTTCTTTTGATCAAGGGGAATTTGGGTTTAAGATCAATAGCATCCAGAAGCTTTTGGGACAATATGCCAATCACAATTTGGCGGTAGATCTCCCCGACAAAGAAGTCCCGATTGTCAAGCTCAAGTTCAAGCATGAGGTGCCTCAAATGGCCCAAGACGTCGTCAATACTTTGGCGGAAACCTATATCGAGGATTTCATCTATAGCAAGACACAAACGGCTGGGAAAGCGCTGGAATTCATCAATGGCCAGGTAGACCTCGCGGAAGAACAACTTCAGGCCGCGGAGGAAAAGTTGGCCGAATTCAAGTCCAAACATCAGGTAGTAGACTTGGCCATGGAGACCGATGCGCAACTCAAGCGACTCACCGAATTGGAGATGCGCAAGCTGAATCTTTCCCTTCAACAAACGGAACTGCGGAATCTGTTGGGCTACCTTCAATCGGATATTGAGCGCAAAACCCTGACTCCCAATTACGAGACGCTCCAAGACCCCACCTTTACGGATGCGATTTCCAAAATCAATACCCTTCGGTCTACCCTTCGGGAATTGCGAGTGGATTTCACTGACGAGCATCCTGACGTATTGAAAACTCAGCAGGAGTTGGAGCGGACGAGGAATAATCTGGTTCGAAGTGTCCAGAATACCTTGAGTACCAATCAGGCGAAATTCGATGACATGGATTCGCAGTTGAAATCTGCTGAATCCGAATTCACCAATTTGCCAGATGTAGAGCGTCAATTGCTGGTCCTCCGCAGACAATTCTTGACCTTGGAGCAGGTGTACGGATTTTTGCTTCAAAAACGCACGGAAGCCTCCATCGGAGCGGCGGCGACTATTGCCTTCCACAAATTGCTCGAACCCGCAGAACTCCCCCGAACGCCCGTCTCTCCTCAGAAAGGTCTGATCATGGGCATGTCGGTCATGGTCGGGATGATCGTGGGATTGGGGATCGTGTTTTTCTACAATTATCTCCGCGCCTCGGTATTTCATCCCTCTGATATTGAGGACCACCTGGATAGTCCGGTCATTTCGACCATCAATCATATCCCCCAAGCCAAGTCGATGATTTCGCAGGATTTCATTAATCTGGCGATCAATATTCAGCTGCTAGATGAGCCCAAAGTGATCACGGTTTTCTCCCACGGTCGAAGGGAAGGAGCTGAAAAGGTCACCCTGAATTTGGCCAAATCATTCGCAGTCATCGGCCTCAAAACCCTGGTGATTGACGCAGACCTCTATGTGCCCGAGCTGCATCGTTATTTCCATCGTGAAAATGTCCGTGGCTTGGGGCAAGTCGTCAAGGAAACCGCAAAATGGGAACAAGTCGTTGCTGAGACGGATCAGGAGAACCTCTTCTTCCTGCCTTCTGGGGAGCCCATGACCGATATCCCGACCTTGGTGATTTTGCATAGAAACATGCGACGCTTGATCGAGACTTTTCGCGAAAAGTTCGATCGGATCATCATCAATCTTCCGGCCATTGAAGATGTGAGAGACAGCATTGCGGTCATGCAATACTGCGATTTCAACCTCTTCGTGGTCCGTGCTGACATCACGCTGTTTGCGGATATCGCCGAGACGGAATCCCTCATGCAGAGATTCAAGATTGAAGACCTCCATGTCCTGCTGATCCAACGGGAAAAAGCTTCCGCTCAGGCGACATATTCTTTGAATGAGGACGCGCTTCCACCGGTTGGGGGAGGAGCTAGGAGGAAAATGTTGAAGGCGGTCCTCTTTCACCTCACTCGGGTGAAGCCGCATGAATCCACCAGGGGGAGAAGTTTCCGGAGAGCTGGATTTGGGGACCGGCGGAAGATGCTGAATAATTATGTGAAACGGATCTGGAATCAAAGGTAG
- a CDS encoding polysaccharide biosynthesis/export family protein translates to MRSNNHAGRLINDLRWWMIGLALLVNSCTTQRLFQDRETDTPVVVSPDLDVSKEHVLKEDDKITVSIWGHDELGVGSAFSTNKSTLAEGKYITIDHRGEVSLPLIGTIKLAGLTVREANLYLDRLYAKYIKSPIVYLRVLNHFVTVMGEVNTPGNYQIRREQQSLVQVIGQAGGFTKYALKNQIKVIRNYNTPEMEEIVVDLTDVRTLEASGLLMQSGDILYIPERRTKRLEESLSGIVVPIVGILASAALIISLTRPSN, encoded by the coding sequence ATGCGATCGAATAATCATGCTGGTAGGCTCATAAACGACCTAAGATGGTGGATGATTGGTCTGGCGTTGCTGGTCAATTCATGCACTACCCAGCGATTGTTTCAAGATCGGGAAACAGATACCCCTGTAGTGGTGAGTCCAGATCTAGATGTATCCAAGGAGCATGTGCTCAAGGAGGATGACAAGATTACGGTCAGTATATGGGGACATGATGAGTTGGGGGTCGGATCGGCTTTCAGTACCAACAAATCAACGCTCGCTGAGGGAAAATACATCACCATCGATCATCGGGGAGAAGTATCCTTGCCATTGATCGGGACCATCAAGCTTGCAGGGCTCACCGTTCGTGAGGCCAATCTGTATCTGGATAGATTGTACGCCAAGTATATCAAGTCTCCCATCGTCTATTTGCGGGTGCTGAATCATTTTGTGACGGTAATGGGTGAGGTGAATACGCCCGGAAACTACCAGATACGGCGAGAACAACAATCCTTGGTGCAGGTGATTGGTCAGGCTGGGGGATTTACCAAATACGCCCTGAAAAACCAGATCAAGGTGATCCGCAACTACAATACGCCTGAAATGGAGGAAATCGTGGTGGATTTGACCGATGTGCGGACGTTGGAAGCTTCTGGTCTCCTCATGCAAAGTGGAGATATTCTCTATATCCCTGAGCGCCGTACAAAGCGCCTAGAAGAGTCTTTGTCGGGAATTGTCGTTCCGATTGTCGGAATTCTCGCCTCGGCGGCATTGATCATTTCCCTGACAAGACCTAGCAACTAA
- a CDS encoding sigma-70 family RNA polymerase sigma factor has protein sequence MIALKETHLLAELRDPATKVAAFDRLIKGYQEVLYHHIRRIVINHDDTDDVLQNTLIKAWQNLDKFRGDANIKTWIYRIATNEALNFLKKKKRQAFQEVEDLQNDLRHSLSSGRYVDGDEIQIRLQEAIIALPERQKLVFNLRYFDEMPYDEISSILGVTVGALKASYHHAVKKVEHHLKRYA, from the coding sequence ATGATTGCGTTGAAAGAGACCCATCTACTGGCTGAATTAAGGGATCCTGCTACCAAAGTGGCGGCATTCGACCGGCTGATCAAAGGCTATCAGGAGGTATTGTACCATCATATTCGGAGGATTGTCATCAATCACGACGACACCGATGATGTCCTTCAAAACACCCTGATCAAGGCTTGGCAGAATCTGGATAAATTCCGGGGGGACGCCAATATCAAAACTTGGATCTACCGGATCGCCACCAATGAAGCCCTGAATTTTCTCAAGAAAAAGAAGCGACAGGCGTTTCAGGAAGTAGAAGACCTTCAAAATGACCTTCGCCATAGCCTATCTTCTGGCAGGTATGTGGATGGCGATGAGATTCAGATTCGGTTGCAGGAAGCCATTATTGCCTTGCCTGAACGCCAAAAGCTGGTATTCAATCTTCGATACTTCGATGAGATGCCCTACGATGAAATTTCCAGTATTCTGGGAGTAACCGTGGGTGCGCTCAAGGCTAGTTATCATCACGCTGTCAAAAAGGTTGAGCATCATTTGAAACGCTATGCATGA
- a CDS encoding DUF349 domain-containing protein, with translation MLLENETPEMSESQNEALDSQATPQQENPTPQPQDGESAQEEAPKEDSTVEAPAVEETSPAEEAAPVAEATEEASSEEAPAAEPKVEAPAPEPVKVDLEGLPALNEAVVAEIETVMADKEGNTKVLEQAAMPDLIHILNGFVAESDVLPLSGKVGLLKRTADYLSQQENYDSAHGDTFHTLLKYFNQLRGTQQKEADSKKAANSKAKRELLDKLKAVVDAEDPQKIQEVRDIQEAWKGIGYVRKEDIDTLYKQYRFLLDKFYQSREMFFEMRNYDRSINLKEKERLIEEAKGLVPAEEDRNNLEIWKEKMDLYQELQAQWKATGHVPREDMDRINNAYREVIDKFFEARQGYMAMLDDLRQDNATQKEEILVKMADFKEFTADRPRAWNEATQKLKELQDAWKAIGQGPQSVNRDLWSRYREICDAFFNRKSEFFKGFDKMRAENLTLKRELVEKAEALAEAGEWEKTAKELKALQKSWKEIGPVPERHSNKLWNRFRTACDAFFEGRRSHYREMHKGEHENLEAKKALIEEVRKLNESEGSGSVDKDIAAVKELQAKWKEIGKVPFKEKDTIWEEFRGELDNFFDGLNMKRSEFRGARMKDDLDSISDDSERNSAIKGKIFRIRKKITAAQEKVDQYSNNILFIAKGKKGDSLRAQIQKEIDKEERIIADLKKQIKELREMAEKPAPAPEAPAEEAPVAEAEAPATEEAPATEEAPAAEAEAPVEAEEAPAKEEE, from the coding sequence ATGCTGCTAGAGAACGAGACCCCGGAAATGTCGGAATCCCAAAATGAAGCGCTTGACTCTCAAGCGACCCCTCAGCAGGAGAATCCGACTCCACAGCCGCAAGATGGAGAATCCGCCCAAGAGGAGGCACCGAAGGAAGATTCAACTGTAGAGGCACCAGCTGTGGAGGAAACCAGCCCCGCAGAGGAAGCTGCACCTGTCGCAGAAGCTACTGAGGAAGCATCCAGCGAGGAGGCACCAGCTGCTGAACCAAAGGTTGAAGCACCTGCCCCTGAACCTGTCAAGGTAGACCTCGAAGGACTGCCTGCTTTGAACGAAGCAGTAGTTGCCGAGATCGAAACCGTGATGGCGGACAAAGAAGGAAACACGAAAGTATTGGAGCAGGCTGCCATGCCTGATCTGATCCACATCTTGAATGGCTTTGTGGCCGAAAGCGATGTGCTCCCACTCTCCGGCAAAGTCGGATTGTTGAAGCGTACCGCTGACTATCTCTCGCAGCAGGAGAACTATGACTCTGCACATGGGGATACTTTCCACACCTTGTTGAAGTACTTCAACCAGCTTCGTGGAACCCAACAAAAGGAAGCAGATTCTAAGAAAGCCGCCAATTCCAAGGCTAAGCGTGAATTGCTCGACAAGCTCAAGGCTGTTGTGGACGCTGAAGATCCGCAAAAGATCCAAGAGGTTCGCGACATTCAGGAAGCTTGGAAAGGCATCGGCTACGTCCGCAAGGAAGATATCGATACACTTTACAAGCAGTACAGATTCCTGTTGGACAAGTTCTATCAGTCCCGTGAGATGTTCTTCGAAATGCGGAACTACGACCGCAGCATCAACCTCAAGGAGAAGGAGCGCTTGATCGAGGAGGCCAAAGGGTTGGTACCTGCTGAAGAGGACCGCAACAACTTGGAGATTTGGAAAGAGAAAATGGATCTCTACCAAGAGCTTCAAGCACAATGGAAAGCCACAGGACATGTACCTCGCGAGGACATGGACCGCATCAATAACGCCTACCGCGAAGTCATCGATAAGTTCTTCGAAGCTCGCCAAGGCTATATGGCCATGCTTGACGATCTCCGTCAGGACAACGCCACGCAAAAGGAAGAAATCTTGGTCAAAATGGCCGATTTCAAGGAGTTCACTGCTGATCGCCCTCGTGCTTGGAACGAGGCGACTCAAAAGTTGAAAGAACTCCAAGATGCTTGGAAGGCGATCGGTCAAGGCCCACAAAGCGTGAACCGCGATCTCTGGTCCCGTTACCGCGAGATTTGTGATGCGTTCTTCAACCGCAAGTCTGAGTTCTTCAAAGGCTTCGACAAGATGCGTGCAGAGAACTTGACGCTCAAGCGCGAGTTGGTCGAGAAAGCTGAAGCATTGGCCGAAGCTGGCGAATGGGAAAAGACTGCCAAGGAATTGAAGGCTCTTCAAAAGTCTTGGAAAGAAATCGGTCCTGTACCTGAGCGTCACTCCAACAAGCTCTGGAATCGTTTCCGTACCGCTTGTGATGCCTTCTTCGAAGGTCGTCGTTCTCACTACCGCGAAATGCACAAAGGTGAGCATGAAAACCTCGAAGCCAAGAAAGCTTTGATCGAAGAGGTACGCAAACTCAACGAGTCTGAGGGTTCTGGCAGCGTGGACAAGGATATTGCCGCAGTCAAGGAATTGCAGGCTAAGTGGAAAGAAATCGGTAAGGTTCCTTTCAAGGAAAAAGATACCATCTGGGAAGAATTCCGTGGTGAGCTTGATAACTTCTTCGATGGTCTGAACATGAAGCGCTCCGAATTCCGTGGTGCTCGCATGAAGGACGATCTGGACAGCATCTCCGATGATTCTGAGCGCAACAGCGCCATCAAAGGAAAGATCTTCCGCATCCGCAAGAAGATCACAGCCGCTCAAGAAAAGGTCGATCAGTACAGCAACAACATCCTCTTCATCGCCAAAGGCAAGAAAGGAGACTCCTTGCGTGCTCAAATCCAAAAGGAGATCGACAAGGAAGAGCGTATCATTGCTGACCTGAAAAAGCAAATCAAAGAGCTTCGTGAAATGGCCGAAAAGCCTGCTCCTGCTCCTGAGGCGCCAGCAGAAGAGGCTCCAGTTGCTGAAGCTGAAGCACCAGCAACTGAGGAAGCTCCTGCTACCGAAGAAGCTCCAGCAGCTGAAGCGGAAGCTCCTGTAGAAGCTGAAGAAGCTCCTGCCAAGGAAGAGGAATAA
- the lysS gene encoding lysine--tRNA ligase: MDELFLSDQEIQRRDELKRLRELGIDPYPAEGFEVNVTALHIQDNFEEGAEGFEGMSIAGRLVNKRVMGKASFAELEDSTGRIQLYFSRDEICPEEDKTLYNDVFKKLTSTGDIIGVKGDVFLTKTGEKSINVKEFKFLSKVLRPIDFRKETDEKVYDVFTDTEQRYRMRYLDLILHPEVRETFRKRTLVTQAMRDYLNGKGYLEVETPILQPLYGGAAARPFKTHHNTLDMTLYLRIANELYLKRLIVGGYDGVYEFSKDFRNEGMSRFHNPEFTQMELYVAYKDYEWMMDLVEEMVERIAIATNGTTEVQVGDNVINFQRPWKRYTMYEAIQEYTGIDISEMDESEMREVCAKLKIEIDDTMGRGKLIDEIFGETVEHKLIQPTFITDYPVEMSPLAKKHRSKPGLVERFEAICNGKEICNSFSELNDPIDQRERFESQLELGKRGDEEAMVLDEDFIRALEFGMPPTAGLGIGIDRLSMIMTNSPSIQDVLFFPQMKPETKTQVATREEWAGAGVPAEFDRLLIKAGMSNLEMLQGANPNKLHQEICGINKKYKLGLKNPAKEDVAAWVEGASK; encoded by the coding sequence ATGGACGAATTGTTTCTTTCCGATCAGGAAATCCAGCGCCGCGACGAACTGAAGCGTCTGCGCGAATTGGGGATTGATCCATATCCCGCGGAAGGATTTGAGGTGAATGTGACTGCCCTGCATATCCAAGACAACTTCGAAGAAGGTGCCGAAGGATTTGAAGGCATGTCCATCGCAGGACGACTGGTGAACAAGCGTGTCATGGGCAAGGCTTCCTTTGCAGAATTGGAAGATAGCACCGGGCGTATCCAGTTGTATTTCAGCCGGGACGAGATCTGCCCGGAGGAAGACAAGACCTTGTACAACGATGTATTCAAGAAATTGACCTCTACGGGGGACATCATCGGGGTGAAGGGAGATGTCTTCCTGACCAAGACCGGCGAGAAGTCGATCAATGTCAAGGAATTCAAGTTCCTCAGCAAGGTCCTCCGTCCGATTGATTTCCGGAAAGAAACCGACGAGAAGGTATACGATGTATTCACCGATACCGAGCAGCGCTACCGCATGCGCTATCTCGACCTGATCTTGCACCCAGAAGTACGTGAGACCTTCCGCAAGCGTACCTTGGTGACTCAGGCAATGCGTGATTACCTCAATGGCAAAGGATACTTGGAGGTGGAAACCCCGATCTTACAGCCATTGTATGGAGGTGCAGCTGCACGCCCCTTCAAGACCCACCACAACACCTTGGACATGACGCTCTATTTGCGGATTGCCAACGAGTTGTACCTCAAGCGTCTGATCGTAGGAGGATACGATGGTGTGTATGAATTCTCCAAGGATTTCCGCAACGAGGGAATGTCCCGATTCCACAACCCGGAGTTCACCCAGATGGAATTGTACGTGGCGTACAAAGACTATGAGTGGATGATGGATCTCGTGGAGGAGATGGTCGAGCGTATCGCCATTGCCACCAACGGAACCACCGAAGTACAGGTGGGAGACAATGTCATCAACTTCCAGCGTCCCTGGAAACGATATACCATGTATGAGGCGATTCAGGAGTATACCGGAATCGATATTTCAGAAATGGACGAATCTGAAATGCGCGAAGTCTGCGCCAAGCTCAAGATCGAGATCGACGACACGATGGGTCGCGGTAAATTGATCGACGAGATCTTTGGTGAGACTGTCGAGCACAAGCTGATTCAGCCTACCTTCATCACGGACTACCCTGTGGAAATGAGCCCATTGGCCAAGAAGCACAGAAGCAAGCCCGGATTGGTGGAGCGATTTGAAGCCATCTGCAACGGCAAGGAGATCTGTAATTCCTTCTCCGAATTGAATGACCCGATCGACCAGCGCGAGCGTTTCGAGAGCCAATTGGAACTCGGCAAGCGTGGGGATGAGGAGGCGATGGTCTTGGATGAGGACTTTATCCGAGCCTTGGAATTCGGCATGCCACCTACCGCGGGATTGGGAATCGGAATTGATCGTCTCTCCATGATCATGACCAATTCACCTTCCATCCAGGATGTCTTGTTCTTCCCGCAGATGAAGCCTGAGACCAAAACTCAGGTAGCGACTCGCGAAGAATGGGCGGGTGCAGGTGTACCGGCTGAGTTTGATCGTCTGTTGATCAAGGCGGGGATGTCCAATTTGGAGATGCTCCAAGGGGCGAATCCCAACAAACTCCATCAGGAGATTTGTGGGATCAACAAGAAGTACAAATTGGGCTTGAAGAACCCTGCCAAGGAAGATGTTGCGGCATGGGTGGAAGGCGCATCCAAATAG